A stretch of the Fretibacterium sp. OH1220_COT-178 genome encodes the following:
- a CDS encoding ankyrin repeat domain-containing protein: MFEAVVHNTPEVVSALLEAGAKVNIQNLSAMTPLALAASRGTDLETVKLLLQFGADIEEMSPLWHAIDYARENTALEGTDVLQMLERSSPI, translated from the coding sequence TTGTTCGAGGCGGTAGTCCACAATACTCCCGAGGTCGTGTCGGCACTGCTTGAAGCCGGTGCTAAGGTCAACATCCAGAACCTGAGCGCCATGACACCCCTGGCATTGGCGGCTTCACGCGGCACCGATCTTGAGACGGTCAAGCTGCTGCTCCAATTTGGAGCGGACATCGAGGAAATGAGTCCTCTGTGGCATGCCATCGATTACGCGAGGGAAAACACAGCGCTTGAGGGCACGGATGTCCTTCAGATGCTCGAACGTTCCAGTCCCATTTAA